Proteins from a single region of Shinella zoogloeoides:
- a CDS encoding cellulose synthase yields the protein MKSILVAVVLASAGAAGVAGLSLGVAGNPMKGLAYPDAGSDEAQDAAPAGKRARVEFAQLQAGEKDARPGQTAEAAAKGANAPAVDESALRYFAARGDTARLNAEIARLRALYPTWTPPENPLAVPVNEDRQLEEMWALYSQSRYADVRAAIAKRQKDDPQWTPPADLIERLDVAEKRAALVAASNTGKSEEVVRIGAETPSLLTCSDPDVLWRVAEAFVKTKRVQRAKDAFGYMLDNCEDAPVRVATVQKASTVLGYADMQGLLARERTGADGVKEFDAIRGDLARRFVGEGDADPTLTVDPAYLRIVEKLAADEGLASDALLLGWYHLRRDQNAAAEPFFRKARAIEDSASASQGLALILLARKLPAEAEDVMYAWRTSSDQAMETYLAATANLLALDPLVRIEPKVLNRIAAVTLEKKHPETGEQFGWYALAMDQPRTASEWFSLVLQWKADYEPAAYGLGVARLRLEDLAGLAAVKQAWAGRSERIARLGEVDTSEDAAPLHRLRQPKVVEAEHALPVRETVVSEHAQVAEDVAARPRRVARTARRAQDATVNCRTTQDPAGLSPAGALSLGWCLMEINRPMEAARAFEAALAGSGHTRSDAAYGQSLAYLRAGLTADAAVAATRAELDGSRTAELQTAILTDRAVASFRARRYRETIGFLDQRRQFHTEPTDLMVLRAYSYKNLGLRADALRLFEALGETGRQDAIRALAEMRTEQKMRR from the coding sequence ATGAAGTCGATCCTTGTCGCGGTCGTCCTCGCCTCAGCCGGGGCAGCGGGTGTCGCCGGTCTTTCCCTCGGCGTTGCCGGCAATCCGATGAAGGGGCTGGCCTATCCCGATGCCGGTTCGGACGAAGCGCAGGACGCCGCGCCGGCGGGTAAACGCGCCCGCGTCGAATTCGCCCAGCTTCAGGCCGGCGAGAAGGATGCCAGGCCGGGCCAGACGGCGGAAGCGGCCGCGAAAGGCGCGAATGCGCCGGCGGTCGACGAAAGCGCCCTGCGCTATTTCGCGGCGCGCGGGGATACCGCCCGCCTCAATGCCGAGATCGCCCGTCTGCGCGCGCTCTACCCGACCTGGACACCGCCGGAAAATCCGCTCGCCGTTCCCGTCAACGAGGACCGGCAACTGGAAGAGATGTGGGCGCTCTACAGCCAGTCGCGCTACGCCGATGTGCGCGCGGCGATCGCCAAGCGCCAGAAGGACGATCCGCAATGGACCCCGCCCGCCGATCTCATCGAGCGTCTCGATGTGGCGGAAAAGCGCGCGGCGCTCGTCGCCGCCTCGAACACCGGCAAGAGCGAGGAGGTCGTGCGCATCGGCGCGGAAACGCCGAGCCTGCTCACCTGCAGCGATCCCGACGTGCTGTGGCGCGTGGCCGAGGCCTTCGTCAAGACCAAGCGCGTGCAGCGCGCCAAGGATGCCTTCGGCTACATGCTGGACAATTGCGAGGATGCTCCCGTGCGCGTGGCGACCGTGCAGAAGGCGTCCACCGTGCTCGGCTATGCCGACATGCAGGGCCTTCTTGCCCGTGAGCGCACCGGCGCGGACGGTGTGAAGGAATTCGATGCGATCCGGGGCGACCTCGCCCGCCGTTTCGTTGGCGAGGGCGATGCCGATCCGACGCTCACCGTCGATCCCGCCTATCTGAGGATCGTCGAGAAGCTGGCGGCGGACGAGGGGCTTGCCTCCGACGCCCTGCTGCTCGGCTGGTATCACCTCCGGCGCGACCAGAACGCGGCCGCCGAGCCCTTCTTCCGCAAGGCGCGCGCCATCGAGGATTCGGCCTCCGCCTCGCAGGGCCTCGCCCTCATCCTGCTCGCCCGCAAGCTGCCGGCCGAGGCCGAGGATGTGATGTATGCCTGGCGCACGAGTTCCGACCAGGCGATGGAGACCTATCTGGCGGCGACCGCCAACCTGCTCGCACTCGACCCGCTGGTGCGGATCGAGCCGAAGGTGCTGAACCGCATCGCCGCGGTCACGCTGGAGAAGAAGCATCCGGAGACCGGCGAGCAATTCGGCTGGTATGCGCTGGCCATGGACCAGCCGCGCACGGCCAGCGAATGGTTCTCGCTGGTGCTGCAATGGAAGGCGGACTACGAGCCTGCCGCCTATGGTCTCGGCGTCGCGCGGCTGCGGCTGGAGGACCTTGCCGGTCTTGCCGCCGTCAAGCAGGCCTGGGCCGGCCGTTCGGAGCGCATCGCGCGGCTCGGCGAAGTGGATACGAGCGAGGACGCCGCGCCGCTGCACCGCCTGCGCCAGCCGAAGGTCGTCGAGGCCGAGCATGCATTGCCCGTCCGCGAGACCGTCGTGTCGGAACATGCGCAGGTCGCCGAGGACGTTGCCGCAAGGCCGCGGCGGGTCGCCCGCACGGCGCGGCGGGCGCAGGACGCCACCGTCAATTGCCGCACGACGCAGGATCCGGCGGGCCTGTCGCCGGCCGGCGCGCTGTCGCTCGGCTGGTGCCTGATGGAAATCAACCGGCCGATGGAGGCCGCACGCGCCTTCGAGGCCGCTCTTGCCGGCAGCGGGCACACCCGCAGCGATGCGGCCTATGGCCAGAGCCTTGCCTATCTGCGCGCCGGGCTGACCGCCGACGCGGCCGTGGCCGCCACGCGGGCGGAACTCGACGGCAGCCGCACCGCCGAATTGCAGACGGCGATCCTCACCGACCGCGCCGTCGCCAGTTTCCGCGCACGGCGCTACCGCGAGACCATCGGTTTCCTCGACCAGCGCCGCCAGTTCCACACCGAGCCGACCGACCTGATGGTGCTGCGCGCCTATTCCTACAAGAATCTCGGCCTGCGCGCCGATGCCCTGCGCCTCTTCGAAGCGCTCGGCGAGACCGGCCGGCAGGACGCCATCCGGGCGCTCGCCGAAATGCGCACCGAGCAGAAGATGCGGCGGTAG
- the greA gene encoding transcription elongation factor GreA yields the protein MSVAFVKEESAETAAETQLPDRPISPHPNLVTEAGLKALERQLQEARAAFEAGNGVEDINERRRQTAGPARDIRYLVERLRTAQLIAPPASNDVVAFGSTVTFNRDDGRVQTYRIVGEDEADPKAGSISYVSPVARLLMGKSVGDAVTVGGQELEIEKIV from the coding sequence GTGAGCGTCGCATTCGTCAAGGAAGAAAGTGCGGAAACGGCAGCGGAGACCCAGCTTCCGGACCGCCCCATCTCGCCCCACCCGAATCTGGTGACGGAAGCGGGCCTGAAAGCGCTGGAACGCCAGCTCCAGGAGGCGCGCGCCGCCTTCGAGGCCGGCAACGGCGTCGAGGACATCAACGAGCGCCGCCGCCAGACGGCAGGTCCGGCGCGCGATATCCGCTATCTCGTCGAGCGCCTGCGCACCGCCCAGCTCATCGCCCCGCCCGCTTCGAACGACGTCGTCGCCTTCGGCAGCACCGTGACGTTCAACCGGGACGACGGGCGCGTGCAGACCTACCGCATCGTCGGCGAGGACGAGGCCGACCCCAAGGCGGGGTCGATCTCCTATGTCTCGCCGGTCGCCCGGCTGCTGATGGGCAAGAGCGTCGGTGATGCGGTGACGGTCGGCGGGCAGGAACTGGAGATCGAGAAGATCGTCTAG
- a CDS encoding amidohydrolase family protein, with protein sequence MTSVKDTHYLIADVRLEEGFERDGDVIVATRTALYTLEIRDGRIAALHAAGSLLPAGLPTYRANGQLALPTLRDMHIHLDKTFYGGPWQAPRPRKGKTIMDMIALEEKLLPQLLPTSVERAEGLIALLQSKGSTVARSHCNIDPVSGLKSLEHLKRALEKHTDDFACEIVAFPQHGLLHSRVEGLMREAMGIGVDFVGGLDPTNIDGAMEKSLDAMFQIALDTGKGVDIHLHEGNPSGIAAIDYMLDMVEKTPALKNRLTISHAFALADLGPEQLAQTAARLAENGVAIASTVPIGRMVMPLAQLCEAGVAVMTGTDSVIDHWSPFGSGDMLEKANLYAQLYRGSDEYSLSRSLAISTGGVLPLDDDGNRVWPKVGDEAGFSLAPASCTAEAVARLPARTATFHKGRLVSGSVEKAGT encoded by the coding sequence GTGACGTCTGTGAAGGACACCCATTATCTCATCGCCGACGTCAGGCTGGAGGAAGGCTTCGAGAGGGACGGCGACGTCATCGTCGCGACCCGCACCGCGCTTTACACCCTGGAAATCCGCGATGGCCGGATCGCCGCGCTGCATGCCGCTGGCAGCCTCCTTCCCGCCGGCCTGCCCACATACCGGGCGAACGGCCAGCTCGCGCTGCCCACCCTGCGCGACATGCACATCCACCTCGACAAGACCTTCTATGGCGGCCCCTGGCAGGCCCCGCGCCCGCGCAAGGGCAAGACGATCATGGACATGATCGCGCTGGAGGAGAAGCTGCTGCCGCAACTCCTGCCGACCTCCGTCGAGCGCGCCGAGGGCCTGATCGCCCTCCTGCAATCCAAAGGCAGCACCGTCGCGCGCAGCCATTGCAACATCGATCCCGTCAGCGGCCTGAAGAGCCTCGAACACCTGAAGCGCGCGCTGGAGAAGCATACCGACGATTTCGCCTGCGAGATCGTCGCCTTCCCGCAGCATGGCCTCCTCCATTCCAGGGTCGAGGGGTTGATGCGCGAGGCGATGGGAATAGGCGTCGACTTCGTCGGAGGTCTCGACCCGACCAATATCGACGGCGCGATGGAAAAATCGCTCGACGCCATGTTCCAGATCGCGCTCGACACAGGTAAGGGCGTCGATATCCACCTGCACGAGGGCAACCCTTCGGGCATCGCCGCCATCGACTACATGCTGGACATGGTGGAAAAGACCCCCGCCCTGAAGAACAGGCTGACGATCAGCCACGCCTTCGCGCTGGCCGATCTCGGGCCGGAGCAGCTTGCGCAGACCGCCGCGCGCCTTGCCGAAAACGGTGTTGCCATCGCCTCGACCGTTCCGATCGGCCGAATGGTCATGCCGCTGGCGCAGCTTTGCGAGGCGGGCGTCGCCGTCATGACCGGCACGGACAGCGTGATCGACCACTGGTCGCCCTTCGGCAGCGGCGACATGCTGGAAAAGGCCAATCTCTACGCCCAGCTCTATCGCGGCTCGGACGAATACAGCCTCTCCCGCTCGCTCGCCATCTCGACCGGCGGCGTGCTGCCGCTCGACGACGACGGCAACCGCGTCTGGCCGAAGGTTGGCGACGAAGCCGGCTTTTCGCTTGCCCCGGCAAGCTGCACCGCCGAGGCCGTCGCGCGCCTGCCGGCCCGCACCGCCACCTTCCACAAGGGCCGCCTCGTTTCGGGCAGCGTGGAGAAGGCCGGGACCTGA